The Plasmodium cynomolgi strain B DNA, chromosome 5, whole genome shotgun sequence genome segment tgtgtacacTTGTGCGGGGGTCGCACTTCCCCCCGAGAACGCCCTTCACAGTGGGGGGAGAATAAAAAGAGGGTATCCCCttaatttcccatttggggaacTGCTAAAAGTGGGAAGTTACGGTCTACCCTTTTTAAGCAAATATGTTCacagctggaaaaaaaaaactgatcAAAAAATGGTACCCTTAAAGATCAAGCACACGTCCTACAGTTGAGAAGTTGGCTAGCTGtatggagttttttttttttttttgaaatttcattgtattgcaaattttattctgaacaggtcagggaaaaaaaaaaaaaaaaattttgatcaCGTTTGAGGTGCACACAGATTGGGTCCCCCGGCAGACACTATTTTCCCtcccaattttttggaaaaagtgcaaatatgtaataatgaAACAAAGTTGAGTGATGAGAAGCACTTCtacatgtatgtgtgtgcacTACCCCTATGTAGGTGCCGCCTTCTCCCCACGTttaaccgtttttttttttttttgcccgcTCCCCGCGCATGCCTTTTTGCCATCTTTCCTCTAAAGGTGTGATATTATTACCAGAACAGAATCGTACACATGTAGGCGATAAGCTCCAATAGGTATTCCATAccgagaagaaaaaaaaaaaaaaagaaaagaaacacaGGGATATAGGCCCTTTCGAACGACACCTCATACTTTCATACAAACGATGGTGCGCTATTCGTATGGTTTTCTTTTGTCCCTCTTGGGGGCGCTTATCACTTTAGTTGGACATGACCACGGGGGGTTCTTCTTCCCGTTTGCGAAGTGCAACATTCGTGTACTCAACAAGGGAAAGGGGGGGCACAAGACGAGTGGCAAGCACATGCAGCACCACCCAGGGGTGAGCAACCCGACGGAGGTGGGAAAATTCAGCGCAGTTGAGAAGGGGGACACGCAGAGCGAGAGCAACGTGGAAGACGAAATGGGGGACGAAGTGGTAGATCAAGTGGTAGACGAAGTGGTAGACCAAATGGGAGACAAACTGGAAGACGAACTGGGAGACGATGTGGAAGACGAAGTGGAAGACGAAGTGGAAGACGAAGTGGAGGGCCGATACGAAGGAGAAATGTCGAGAAGCAGCTCCCGAGGGGTAGGACTTCTCAGTGATGTTTCACCACACAAGGTGGGACAACCATTTGAGGATGACATGGACGAAGAGAACAACCCACGTGAGCCCACCTCAAATCAGTACAACTTTTTCGAAGCGACAAATGATAGAGCGATAAAGAAGGTGGAATCTTTGTCCCAGCCAGGTAAGCAGTAGCTTGTGCGCAACGTATATGTGTTTACAATCTGTGTCGTTCTACCCTGTGTCGTTCTACCATGTGTTGTTCTACCATGTGTTGTTCTACCCTGTGTTGTTCTACCATGTGTTGTTCTACCCTGTGTTGTTCTACCCTGTGTTGTTCTACCCTGTGTTGTTACACCATGTGTCGTTCCACCCTGTGTCGCTCCACCCTGTGTCGCTCAACCCTGTGTCGTTCCACCATGTGTCGCTCCACCATGTGTCACTCCACCCACGCGCGTGTACACCTCCTCTGTGCAGACCAGCAGAACCTACTCCAGCAAAATTTAACGTGGGTTCAGATGCCCAACATAGACATTTCCTGCAGAGTAACGGGGTGTCCCAAAACGTATCAGATGTGCCTCCCCTTCTTTTATGATAGCACAAAATTTGGTGGAAGTAGGATCATTGATATGATCCCATCTTTCATTACGTCAAAAACAAATGGGATCAGATTCGATAGCGAAAATATTATCGAGGATAAGAGAAATTACATCCTCGTTTATTCTTGCGTTTGCAAAAAGCACACTTCGGATGGTTCCTGTGACGAATCGGTGGAGTAAGTCGGGCGCTCTACGCCGTTAAAGTGGTTATAACCAGTCTAGTCATTTCGTACATTACgcttgcaaaaaaaagaagaagaagaagaaaagaaaaaaaaaaaaaaatttacgccGAGGTGAAACCGGGGAGGAGCTAGCACCCATTTCTATCATTCATTTGAGTGCCCCACCTGGGCTAGCCGTTTTGGAGTGCCTTCTCTGATAATCGCCACCCGACATGCATACTCGCGTCTGtgcgtatgtacgtacgtgtTCACCTACGTACTTTTTCTTGGTGCGGAGGGTGAAAAAACCAATCGCGtctatatgcacatgtgcatgcgcgCACATGTATACACCTACGTGcatctactttttttttttccttttctctcccccATATGCTACACCTAACTGAATAGTTTGAAATGATGAACGAAAAGTTGCTTTAATATAAGTACCGCTTGGACGGTGACTATGTCTAATGCCATCCTCACTTGGGTTAGGAACACCTAGGATGGCAACATCCCAGCGAATAGATGCTAGATGCGCAAATGCGAAGGCAAAAGTGGAAAGCTCTTTTGCGAGATGCGAGTTGTAGTGGGGGTACCATTAAGGTGGGGTGTTCATtgggaaaaaggggcacaaatGTGGAAGAAGTCGGAATGAAAGGTCAAACGAGGTTGAAATAAGCAGTGGAGGGAGCTCTGATCAAACGTGGAGCTCTCATCAAACGTGATGGACGCTCCTCCCGTCCAAGTGGTCCTGTGGTAGGCTTCAAGGCGCGGTAACCAACGGGGCAAGCACTCGCAAAAGCGCAGAAGGAAACGAAGAAAGAAACGAAGAAACAAGCGAAGAAAcaagcgaagaaaaaaacgaagaaacaAACGAAGAAACAAACGAAGAAGCAAACTCAGATGCAGACGTGAACGCAGAAACAAACGCCGGCTCCACCCATGCCTCAGGGAGCACACGTCCAACTCCGCATGtatgttcattatatgtagaaaaaaaaaaaattccgccTCTATCTTTTCAGGGCGTGCGGGAAGGGTCCTGTGAGGATCCTAGTCAAGCGAATTTGGTTCTACGTTTCCAGATTGCTGATCGCTCTCAGGATGTACTTGCCTGCAAAGTGGACGGTACGGTGATGTGCAAGGGAAGGTAAGGAAAATGGGTCAGTGGGTGGAAATTAGGTCAGTGAGTGGAAATTAGGTCAGTGAGTGGAAATTAGGTCAGTGAGTGGAAATTAGGTCAGTGAGTGGAAATTAGGTCAGTGAGTGGAAATTAGGTCAGTGAGTGGAAATTATATCAgttgtgcttcccccttggGGAATTACATCAGTCGTGCTTCCCCCCTGGGGCGAGTCCGCAGAAGGCCTTACCGTACGTCTCGTCCTTGAGCTTGTCGACGTTCTCTATGATCGTTTTGACAATTAGGGTCCTTTCTTTCCGCCTGCACGTGGTCAGCAGTTTCTGCATCATAAAATTTCCGTAGCAGTCTTTACAAATGGTGATGATGCTGTCGTTCCTGGGGGAGGGGAGTGGCGCGGTGCGGTGGGGGGCGAGATTGTGAGAGTTGGAAGAGGGAGGAGCGGTGCGGTGGGGGGCGAGGTTGTGAGAGTTGGAAGACGAAGTGGTGGTGCGGTGCGGGGCGAGATTATGGAATGGCCATGCCACCCGGTGGAGAACCCCATAGGCAAcgttgtttcccctttttttgtggagcACCCCAAGGGAACCCCCaattgcttctcccccccatggGTACGGCGTCTACTGGATGCAACGCTGAGTCGCTTACCCATCCGAAATGTCATTCACAATTTTcttgatgatttttttcttatatttgtattcctttttcagCAGGATCTTCTCGATTATGTTGCTGCGTGTGGGGGGCgggaggtggaaaaaaaataaaaaataaaggagccATTTTGGCGGGATTGGCTACACCTCCACTGGTGATTGGTTACACCACGGATTACTGGCTACACCACTGATGATTGGTTACACCACGGATTACTGGCTACACCACTGATGATTGGCTACACCACTGATGATTGGCTACACCACTGATGATTGGCTACACCACGGATTACTGGCTACACCACTGATGATTGGCTACACTCCCAcgtattttccccccccccgcaggtcAATGCGCGCACTGGAGGAGGCATTACTTACCAGGCATACTTATGAGATGacaatttgtatatatcGCTGACAATCTCATCAGTGATGGCAAACCTAACTGTATCATCCGAGTGTTCAAAACATTTCTGAATAACATAATTACCATATCTGTTCTTAATCAAATGTACTTTCTTAACGATCTTTTCATTAAGTCTGTTTATCTGATTGGTATTCCCAATTTCGTAGATACGTTGGACAATCCGACATCCATATGCatgtgaacataaaaaaggcaaatacTCCTCAATATTACTTATAATAGTATCGATATGTGTGGATGGTAAAACCTCAACGCATTTCTGTATTACAtggttcccattttgatgacaaatatatgtgattaaatcattttgtaattgattaaaaattttgttcttataTTCGGTACATAGAGACTGCAGAGATTTTTGAATGAGACGACATCCATATGTATGTAGAGATAGGTATTTAGTTTGTCCAAGAAATTGGTCTGTAAATCGTTCCTTATATTTATCATCACTTAAATCGAATACACTTTGTGCTACGTAACTTCCGTATACGTCTGGACATAGAGATACTACATCTAATAGGAGTgatttttgaattatttttttttcttctgtgtcttcattttctttcatcttttttattacatattcgcacccatttttgtggaaaCACAGGAACAGGATATCACTCATTAGTTTTTCTCGATCGGGGTTCCCTTCCGTTGGGGGGGTGGCGCTTCGGAGGTTGGCGGTAGGGAGGTTGGCGGTAGGGAGGTTGGCGGTAGGGAGGTTGGCGGTAGGGAGGTTAGCGGTAGGGAGGTTAGCGGTAGGGAGGTTAGCGGTAGGGAGGTTAGCGGTAGGGAGATCCTCATTTGGGAGATCCTCATTTGGGAGGCCCTCATTTGGGAGGCCCTCACTGGGGGGCGGGCACTCAGCTGCCCCTACACCTGCTGCGCTCCCCTCGATAGCGCCTGCACCGGCTGCGCTCCTCTCAGTAGAGTCTGAACCAACTGCCTTCCTCCTCTCGAGCAGAAAGGCAAAGTGCTCCCCCGTGAGGGGAGTCGGCAGGCAGAGCACCTCCTTGCTGGTGCTGGCACTTCCCTCATAAGTGATCGAGCAGGAATGCAGCTTCTGCAGATAGTCAAACTGATCCTTTAAGGGGAACTCAACCATTATGTGGTTCAACTCATCGCTCAGGCAGGACTCATCAAGGAACGCAGACTCCATCCTTTCGCAGAAGCTAGCGGAGGGGCCAACCCAATGCGTGTCTTTGTAGTCGCGCCTGGCTATTTTTGGCTGCGAAGTGGAGGCAAAAATGAGGACATCCCACGGAGTTGGAGAAATGGCGCTCCGAAAATAAAGGCGTAACGGAAAGGTGGCAAAAGTGGGGGGATCTCCTTAAGGCGCAGGAGAGGGGATCTCCTTGAGGAGACAGAAGAGGGGGTCTCCTTAAGGCGCAGGAGAGGGGGTCTCCTTAAGNNNNNNNNNNTTTTACAAGGGAAATTACCTTTTACGTAATGAGGTTACAGCATGCCTCAATTATATTTCAAAGCTTATCATGTAACGGTCAGGGTTAAACGATGTGCAggcagcaaaatgggtcATGCCTGCTTGTGGGTGGGTTGTGTGTTCGGATGCGCAGGCACACAGTGTTTGTTATGCGGGGGGTCGAACACTTGGCCATGCGCGTGGGCGTCCGTGTCCCCTGGTTCGCCTCAAAATGGGCATAAAAATGGGCGTAACAATGGgcgtaaaaatgggcataAAAATGGGCGTAAAAATGGGCGTAAAAATGGGCGTAAAAATGGGCGTAAAAATGGGCGTATCAGTGGGCGTAAAAATGGGCGTAGTAACCATCGGCGTAACAGTGGACGTAAAAATTGGAGTCAAAGGCCTCGTCAAGGACTTCGCTTCAGGCTCTCTTGACTTTCTCTATTTTTCGAACGGGCGCGCAACGTGGGTTTTTCGTAGCTGCGTCTGCTTGGCATCACCGCGGCGTTAATGCGGCGTCAATGCG includes the following:
- a CDS encoding hypothetical protein (putative) is translated as MVRYSYGFLLSLLGALITLVGHDHGGFFFPFAKCNIRVLNKGKGGHKTSGKHMQHHPGVSNPTEVGKFSAVEKGDTQSESNVEDEMGDEVVDQVVDEVVDQMGDKLEDELGDDVEDEVEDEVEDEVEGRYEGEMSRSSSRGVGLLSDVSPHKVGQPFEDDMDEENNPREPTSNQYNFFEATNDRAIKKVESLSQPDQQNLLQQNLTWVQMPNIDISCRVTGCPKTYQMCLPFFYDSTKFGGSRIIDMIPSFITSKTNGIRFDSENIIEDKRNYILVYSCVCKKHTSDGSCDESVE
- a CDS encoding RNA-binding protein of pumilio/mpt5 family (putative); protein product: MESAFLDESCLSDELNHIMVEFPLKDQFDYLQKLHSCSITYEGSASTSKEVLCLPTPLTGEHFAFLLERRKAVGSDSTERSAAVSLCPDVYGSYVAQSVFDLSDDKYKERFTDQFLGQTKYLSLHTYGCRLIQKSLQSLCTEYKNKIFNQLQNDLITYICHQNGNHVIQKCVEVLPSTHIDTIISNIEEYLPFLCSHAYGCRIVQRIYEIGNTNQINRLNEKIVKKVHLIKNRYGNYVIQKCFEHSDDTVRFAITDEIVSDIYKLSSHKYACNIIEKILLKKEYKYKKKIIKKIVNDISDGNDSIITICKDCYGNFMMQKLLTTCRRKERTLIVKTIIENVDKLKDET